Proteins from a single region of Patulibacter sp. SYSU D01012:
- a CDS encoding MMPL family transporter has translation MAHFLHRIGAFSVRHRRAVIGGWLLLLVLVGALAMAVREPFTDQFKIPGTASQRASERIEQKLPGTNADAAAGRVVFAAPKGERLTDGTAKAAVAASVKALGGAPDVASASDPFATGAVSKDGRIAYSSLQFAVEEREIEAATTDAIDHATGPAARAGLQVEYGGAAAAAESDPPIGEAVGVVMALIVLSVTFGSLLAAGAPLITAFIAVGFGALAVLVASGVTDVGSTTITLATMLGLAVGVDYTLFILSRHRTQVFDGMDRDASIAHAVGTAGSAVVFAGSTVIIALVALVVTGIPFLIQMGLAAALTIAVAVLLSLTFVPAVMAMAGDRITKGKNFSVQLAPPDRKPTMGTRWIGFVMRHRVASLVTVVVVLLGLAIPATGMRLGLPDDGSSNPDTTERKAYDLLTAGFGPGFNGPLIVAADVPQDRAQQAAKAMATRLGGMEDVAAVTPARLNREKDFAIVQLTPTSSPSSQATEDLVTGIRDDAGAIERQTGARIYVAGQTAANIDVSEKMASALPPYLVVVVGLALLLLMLAFRSILVPVTAIGGFLLTILASFGAVVAVFQEGFLASLFGVATEAPIISLLPVLIIGIVFGLAMDYQVFLVSRMREDYVHGEAPLDAVRDGFRHGARVVTAAALIMISVFAGFILPDDPIIKSIGFAFALGILLDAFLVRMTLIPALMALLGTKAWWLPRWLDRLLPNIDIEGTTLDRHDPRDGRAAASAGSPAD, from the coding sequence ATGGCTCACTTCCTGCACCGGATCGGTGCCTTCTCCGTGCGGCACCGACGTGCCGTGATCGGCGGCTGGCTGCTGCTGCTCGTCCTCGTCGGCGCGCTCGCGATGGCGGTCCGCGAGCCGTTCACCGACCAGTTCAAGATCCCCGGCACCGCGTCGCAGCGGGCGAGCGAGCGGATCGAGCAGAAGCTGCCGGGCACGAACGCCGACGCCGCCGCGGGCCGCGTGGTGTTCGCCGCGCCGAAGGGCGAGCGGCTGACGGACGGGACCGCGAAGGCCGCCGTGGCGGCGTCCGTGAAGGCCCTCGGGGGCGCGCCCGACGTCGCCTCCGCGTCCGACCCGTTCGCGACCGGCGCGGTGTCGAAGGACGGCCGGATCGCGTACTCGAGCCTGCAGTTCGCCGTCGAGGAGCGCGAGATCGAGGCCGCGACGACGGACGCGATCGATCACGCGACCGGCCCCGCCGCGAGGGCCGGGCTGCAGGTGGAGTACGGCGGCGCGGCGGCGGCCGCGGAGAGCGATCCGCCGATCGGCGAGGCGGTCGGCGTCGTCATGGCGCTCATCGTCCTGAGCGTCACCTTCGGCTCGCTACTGGCGGCGGGCGCCCCGCTGATCACCGCGTTCATCGCCGTCGGCTTCGGTGCGCTCGCGGTGCTCGTGGCGAGCGGGGTGACCGACGTCGGCTCGACGACGATCACGCTCGCGACGATGCTCGGCCTGGCCGTCGGCGTGGACTACACGCTGTTCATCCTCTCCCGCCACCGGACGCAGGTCTTCGACGGGATGGACCGGGACGCGTCGATCGCGCACGCCGTCGGCACGGCCGGCAGCGCCGTGGTCTTCGCCGGCTCGACGGTGATCATCGCCCTCGTCGCCCTCGTCGTGACGGGCATCCCGTTCCTGATCCAGATGGGCCTGGCCGCCGCGCTGACCATCGCCGTGGCCGTGCTGCTCAGCCTGACGTTCGTCCCCGCCGTCATGGCGATGGCCGGCGACCGGATCACGAAGGGCAAGAACTTCAGCGTCCAGCTCGCGCCGCCGGACCGGAAGCCCACGATGGGCACCCGCTGGATCGGCTTCGTCATGCGCCACCGCGTCGCGTCGCTCGTGACGGTCGTCGTCGTGCTGCTCGGCCTGGCGATCCCGGCGACCGGCATGCGCCTGGGCCTGCCCGACGACGGCTCGTCGAACCCCGACACGACGGAGCGCAAGGCGTACGACCTGCTGACCGCGGGCTTCGGCCCCGGCTTCAACGGCCCGCTGATCGTGGCCGCCGACGTGCCGCAGGACCGCGCGCAGCAGGCCGCGAAGGCGATGGCGACGCGGCTGGGGGGCATGGAGGACGTCGCCGCCGTGACGCCCGCGCGGCTCAACCGCGAGAAGGACTTCGCGATCGTGCAGCTGACGCCCACCAGCTCGCCGTCCTCGCAGGCGACGGAGGACCTCGTCACGGGGATCCGCGACGACGCCGGCGCGATCGAGCGCCAGACGGGGGCGAGGATCTACGTCGCCGGCCAGACCGCGGCGAACATCGACGTGTCCGAGAAGATGGCGAGCGCGCTGCCGCCGTACCTCGTGGTCGTCGTGGGCCTGGCGCTCCTGCTGCTGATGCTGGCGTTCCGCTCGATCCTGGTGCCGGTCACGGCGATCGGCGGCTTCCTGCTGACCATCCTGGCGTCGTTCGGCGCGGTCGTCGCCGTGTTCCAGGAGGGCTTCCTGGCGAGCCTGTTCGGCGTCGCGACCGAGGCCCCGATCATCAGCCTGCTGCCGGTGCTGATCATCGGGATCGTCTTCGGCCTGGCGATGGACTACCAGGTGTTCCTGGTGTCCCGCATGCGCGAGGACTACGTGCACGGCGAGGCGCCGCTGGACGCGGTGCGCGACGGCTTCCGCCACGGAGCGCGCGTCGTCACCGCGGCCGCGCTGATCATGATCTCGGTCTTCGCGGGCTTCATCCTGCCCGACGACCCGATCATCAAGTCGATCGGCTTCGCCTTCGCGCTCGGCATCCTGCTGGACGCGTTCCTCGTGCGCATGACGCTGATCCCGGCGCTCATGGCGCTCCTGGGGACGAAGGCGTGGTGGCTGCCGCGCTGGCTCGACCGACTGCTGCCGAACATCGACATCGAGGGCACCACGCTGGACCGGCACGACCCGCGGGACGGCAGGGCCGCGGCGTCGGCGGGCAGCCCGGCCGACTGA
- a CDS encoding pentapeptide repeat-containing protein, whose translation MAAPSAHLPRDPDAPRVPADLPPLERDADAPRHDERYAEATLPWGDAAGTEARGVTIETARGEGVDLTGARMPMLTLLDVALRGGSLANADLRGASLRRTSLDRLRLTGLALTDASLQDVVLRECRVDLAALAGARLRRVVFADCSLAGSALQDLRAEDVAFERCDLTEVDLTGARFVRTTMRGCTLDGIRDIERLRGVGMAWSDVLAAAGAFAGAIGVRLLDD comes from the coding sequence ATGGCCGCCCCGTCCGCCCACCTGCCCCGCGACCCCGACGCGCCGCGCGTGCCGGCCGACCTGCCGCCGCTGGAGCGCGACGCCGACGCGCCCCGCCACGACGAGCGCTACGCCGAGGCCACGCTGCCCTGGGGCGACGCGGCGGGAACCGAGGCGCGCGGCGTCACGATCGAGACGGCCCGCGGCGAGGGCGTCGACCTGACGGGCGCGCGGATGCCGATGCTCACGCTGCTCGACGTGGCGCTGCGCGGCGGCAGCCTGGCGAACGCCGACCTGCGCGGCGCGTCGCTGCGCCGCACCAGCCTGGACCGCCTGCGGCTGACGGGCCTGGCGCTCACCGACGCGTCGCTGCAGGACGTCGTGCTGCGCGAGTGCCGCGTGGACCTGGCGGCGCTCGCCGGCGCCCGCCTGCGGCGCGTCGTCTTCGCCGACTGCTCCCTCGCGGGCAGCGCCCTGCAGGACCTGCGGGCCGAGGACGTCGCGTTCGAGCGCTGCGACCTGACCGAGGTGGACCTGACCGGGGCGCGCTTCGTCCGCACCACCATGCGCGGCTGCACCCTGGACGGCATCCGCGACATCGAGCGGCTGCGGGGTGTGGGGATGGCGTGGTCGGACGTGCTCGCGGCCGCCGGCGCGTTCGCGGGCGCGATCGGCGTGCGCCTGCTCGACGACTGA
- a CDS encoding TetR/AcrR family transcriptional regulator yields MGTEMSRRERNSRRTRTAIIRAAAELTIEHGYAHATIARIAERADVAPRTVSVWFPVKDDILFTGMAGTIERATRALREGDGDVVDRMWAWMFAEGESGAVEGDHELRLLMLRAVFGDPVLRALETRFFAPLQDALREAAADSLGVSAGAPGPAVFAAAAMGTLLDLRARVVSDAPGPGPGTMDAARVFLRAGLDAVRPG; encoded by the coding sequence GTGGGGACCGAGATGAGCCGCCGCGAGCGCAACAGCCGCCGGACGCGCACCGCGATCATCCGCGCGGCCGCCGAGCTGACGATCGAGCACGGCTACGCCCACGCGACCATCGCGCGGATCGCGGAGCGGGCGGACGTCGCCCCGCGAACCGTGTCCGTGTGGTTCCCGGTGAAGGACGACATCCTCTTCACGGGGATGGCCGGGACGATCGAGCGGGCCACGCGCGCGCTCCGCGAGGGCGACGGGGACGTCGTCGACCGGATGTGGGCCTGGATGTTCGCGGAGGGCGAGTCGGGCGCGGTCGAGGGCGATCACGAGCTGCGGCTGCTGATGCTGCGCGCGGTCTTCGGCGACCCCGTCCTGCGCGCCCTCGAGACGCGGTTCTTCGCGCCGCTGCAGGACGCGCTGCGCGAGGCGGCCGCCGACAGCCTGGGCGTGTCGGCCGGCGCGCCGGGGCCGGCGGTGTTCGCGGCCGCGGCGATGGGCACGCTCCTCGACCTGCGGGCGCGCGTCGTCTCGGACGCCCCCGGTCCCGGTCCCGGCACGATGGACGCGGCCCGCGTCTTCCTGCGCGCCGGGCTGGACGCCGTCCGGCCCGGGTAG
- a CDS encoding saccharopine dehydrogenase NADP-binding domain-containing protein has protein sequence MTAAPVVVYGATGYTGRLVCAELARRGVPVVASGRSPQRLAAVVDALPGADVRTVPAALDDPAALRRVASSAPVLANCAGPFVRTGDPVLGAAIAARAHYLDTTGEQAWIRRVLDDHDPALRAAGVAAVPGMGFDYLPGDLLCHLVGAPIAPLRRLEVGYHVDGFGMTRGTQRSALEMLDGRDVAYEDGRWRRGGRRPTRASIVFPGGVGRRRVARYPSGEVATVPRHVATREVAARISTVSVAPPALAGALPVLAPALSLLLRTPLTRLLDRAIDRLPEGPTEQARRAARWTIVARAEGEDGRVRRGTVRGPDVYGLTARLIADGAQRLADPAYDRRGGLAPAQAFDPRATLDGLADFGIAWSVEDAG, from the coding sequence GTGACCGCCGCGCCCGTCGTCGTCTACGGCGCCACCGGCTACACCGGGCGGCTCGTCTGCGCCGAGCTGGCGCGCCGCGGCGTGCCGGTCGTCGCGTCCGGCCGCAGTCCGCAACGCCTGGCCGCCGTGGTCGACGCGCTGCCCGGCGCCGACGTCCGCACCGTCCCGGCGGCGCTCGACGACCCCGCCGCGCTGCGCCGCGTGGCGTCGTCGGCGCCGGTGCTCGCCAACTGCGCCGGCCCCTTCGTGCGCACGGGCGATCCGGTGCTCGGCGCGGCGATCGCCGCACGTGCCCACTACCTCGACACGACGGGCGAGCAGGCGTGGATCCGCCGCGTGCTCGACGATCACGACCCCGCCCTGCGGGCCGCCGGCGTGGCCGCGGTGCCCGGCATGGGCTTCGACTACCTGCCCGGCGACCTGCTGTGCCACCTCGTCGGTGCCCCGATCGCCCCGCTGCGGCGTCTCGAGGTCGGCTACCACGTGGACGGCTTCGGGATGACGCGCGGCACGCAGCGCTCGGCCCTGGAGATGCTCGACGGGCGCGACGTCGCCTACGAGGACGGCCGGTGGCGGCGCGGCGGCCGCCGGCCCACGCGCGCGTCGATCGTCTTCCCGGGCGGCGTCGGGCGCCGGAGGGTGGCGCGCTACCCCAGCGGCGAGGTCGCCACGGTCCCGCGCCACGTCGCCACGCGCGAGGTCGCCGCGCGGATCTCGACCGTCTCGGTCGCCCCGCCGGCGCTCGCCGGCGCGCTCCCCGTCCTGGCGCCGGCGCTGAGCCTGCTGCTGCGCACGCCGCTCACCCGCCTGCTCGACCGCGCGATCGACCGGCTGCCCGAGGGGCCGACCGAGCAGGCGCGGCGCGCGGCACGCTGGACCATCGTCGCGCGGGCCGAGGGCGAGGACGGGCGCGTGCGCCGCGGCACGGTCCGCGGCCCCGACGTCTACGGCCTGACGGCGCGCCTGATCGCCGACGGCGCGCAGCGCCTGGCGGACCCCGCCTACGACCGCCGGGGCGGGCTCGCCCCGGCCCAGGCGTTCGACCCGCGCGCGACGCTCGACGGGCTGGCGGACTTCGGCATCGCCTGGTCCGTCGAGGACGCCGGATGA
- a CDS encoding NAD(P)-binding domain-containing protein, with amino-acid sequence MTGRVCVIGAGSAGIAAAQVLAARGLPFDVYEKGSQVGGNWRYRNDNGQSAAYRSLHINTSRRLMEFRAFPMPDDLPDFPSHFQIAAYFDAFVDRFGLRERIRFRTEVLTVRPAPGDAWDVTTRPVDGGEETTTRYRAVIVANGHHWDPRWPEPAFPGQEDYAGELLHAHAYDTPDVLEGKRVLVLGIGNSATDIAVESSRTADATFLAMRRGAYVVPKYVLGRPMDEIQSGLASRMPVPLAVQRLGATALLRVVQGRMTDYGLPQPDHKMFQAHPTISSELLGRVGHGDIGVKPTIAAFPGGRTVRFADGSEEQIDLVVCCTGYRITFPFLEESVVSTRDNHVDLYRRVVPPDHPTLFFVGLLQPIGAVMPLAEAQAWWIADLLAGDCRLPSPRAMRRAIARDDRRMARRYVASKRHTIQVDFYDYLRGLRRERTRRRTPGRGAPVPVGGRERVAA; translated from the coding sequence ATGACGGGCCGCGTCTGCGTGATCGGCGCGGGGTCGGCCGGCATCGCGGCCGCGCAGGTCCTCGCGGCCCGCGGCCTTCCGTTCGACGTCTACGAGAAGGGCTCGCAGGTCGGCGGCAACTGGCGCTACCGCAACGACAACGGCCAGTCCGCGGCGTACCGCTCGCTGCACATCAACACGTCGCGGCGGCTCATGGAGTTCCGGGCGTTCCCGATGCCGGACGACCTGCCGGACTTCCCGTCGCACTTCCAGATCGCGGCGTACTTCGACGCGTTCGTCGACCGCTTCGGGCTACGCGAGCGCATCCGCTTCCGCACCGAGGTGCTGACGGTCCGTCCCGCCCCGGGCGACGCGTGGGACGTCACGACGCGTCCCGTCGACGGCGGGGAGGAGACGACGACGCGGTACCGCGCGGTGATCGTCGCCAACGGCCACCACTGGGACCCGCGCTGGCCCGAGCCGGCGTTCCCCGGGCAGGAGGACTACGCCGGCGAGCTGCTGCACGCGCACGCGTACGACACCCCGGACGTGCTCGAGGGCAAGCGGGTGCTCGTCCTGGGCATCGGCAACTCCGCGACCGACATCGCGGTCGAGTCCTCGCGCACCGCCGACGCCACGTTCCTGGCGATGCGCCGCGGCGCGTACGTCGTGCCGAAGTACGTCCTCGGCCGCCCGATGGACGAGATCCAGTCCGGGCTGGCGAGCCGGATGCCGGTGCCGCTGGCGGTGCAGCGGCTGGGCGCGACGGCCTTGCTCCGCGTGGTGCAGGGGCGAATGACCGACTACGGCCTGCCGCAGCCCGACCACAAGATGTTCCAGGCGCACCCGACGATCTCCTCCGAGCTGCTCGGCCGCGTCGGCCACGGCGACATCGGGGTCAAGCCGACGATCGCGGCGTTCCCCGGCGGCCGCACGGTCCGCTTCGCCGACGGCAGCGAGGAGCAGATCGACCTGGTCGTCTGCTGCACGGGCTACCGGATCACGTTCCCGTTCCTGGAGGAGTCCGTCGTGTCCACGCGCGACAACCACGTCGACCTGTACCGCCGCGTCGTGCCGCCGGACCACCCGACGCTGTTCTTCGTCGGGCTGCTGCAGCCGATCGGCGCGGTCATGCCGCTCGCCGAGGCGCAGGCGTGGTGGATCGCCGACCTGCTGGCCGGCGACTGCCGGCTGCCGTCGCCGCGCGCGATGCGGCGCGCGATCGCGCGGGACGACCGGCGGATGGCCCGCCGCTACGTCGCGTCGAAGCGGCACACGATCCAGGTGGACTTCTACGACTACCTGCGCGGGCTGCGGCGCGAGCGCACCCGGCGGCGGACCCCCGGGCGCGGGGCCCCCGTGCCCGTCGGCGGCCGCGAGAGGGTGGCGGCGTGA